The Dehalococcoides mccartyi CG5 genome contains the following window.
TCAAGCTTCTGAACCGAAACACTCAAGCCCCGGCTTTTGAGAATATTTCCCAATGAGGCAACGGTAATACCTTTGCCTACAGAACTAACTACACCGCCAGTTACAAAAATAAATTTTGACATAATAACCTGCTAAGACTTGATAAGATGAGAGTAAAATAGAAAGGCAAATCTTGAATCTTTGCCATAAATTTGGAAACCCATGGAAAAAGCAGAAGTCTGATTCATTAAATCGAGTTTTATTATAAAGATGTACCGAAGGCTTGTCAACATCATATATACATGGAAATGCAATATACCTTAAACTATACTAACACCATTTTATTAACTTTGATAATACCTCATTGACACTATTTATACCATCATATTATAATATTAAACAGATATTTCCCAAGGGGGAATTATATGGCAAATGAAAAAAACTTATACGAAACGCTGGGCGTCCCTAAAACCGCCAGTGCGGACGAAATAAAAAAGGCATACCGTAAGCTTGCCCGCAAATACCACCCTGACTTGAATCCGGGGGACAAGGCGTCTGAAGAAACCTTCAAGAAGATAAATCAGGCTTACGAAATATTGAGCAACCCGGAAAACCGGACCAAGTATGACAAGTACGGGGAGCAGTGGCAGTACGGTGAGCAGTATGAAAAAGCCCGCACCAGCCAGCAGCAAACCCAGGGCAGTCCCTTTGGCGGATATGACTTTAACTTTGGCAGTTCCGAAGGCGGCGGATTTGAAGATATCTTAAGCCAGATGCTGGGCGGACGCACCGGCAGACGCCGAAGCCATCCCCAGCCTGGACAAAGCATTGAACAACCCGTAGACATTTCGCTGGAGGAAGCCGCCAGCGGTACCAGCCGTCTGCTAAGTTTCCAGATGCAAAAACCCTGTGAAACCTGCGGGGGCAGCGGTGCAAAAGATAAAAAGATCTGCCCAACCTGTCAGGGTACGGGTATAAATCCGGGGATTGAAAGGCTGGAAGTCAAGATACCGGCCGGTGTTAATACTGACTCCAAAATCCGTCTGGCAGGCAAAGGCGGGTATGGACAGGCGGGTGGACAAAGGGGTGACCTGTACCTTCGCATCCATGTACGCCCCCATGAAAAGTTTGAACGCAAAGACGATGACCTTACGGTAAATGTACCGGTAAACCTGACTACCGCCATGCTGGGCGGGGAAATATTTATCCCCTCGCTCAAGGGCAAACTGGCGCTTAAAATACCGGCTGAAACCCAGAACGGTCGCACTTTCCGCCTTAAAGGACAGGGTATCCCCCATCTGGGGAAGGATGGAAGCGGAGATTTGCTGGCTAAAGTCAGCATTGTACTGCCTGAAAAACTTACAGATACCGAAAGAGACCTTTTTGAAAAACTGCGCCAGCTTCGGCCGGACAGTTAAAGGGAGATACTCATGGAAAATACCAATCAGCCACGTTATGTAATCTCGGTAGCCGCCGAAATACTGGGCATGCAGACCTACACCCTGCGTTATTACGAACGGGTGGGCATTATCAAGCCATTCCGTTCACAGGGCAGGATAAGGTTATACTCGGAGCAGGATATTGAACGACTGAAACTGGCCAAGACTCTGCTGGATGAGCTGGGCATAAATATGGCCGGGGTGGAAGTGATACTAAATATGCGTAATCGTATTCAGGAGCTTATGTCCGAAAATGAAGCCCTGAAGGAAGAAATACAACTACTCAGAGAGGAGTAAACCCATGAGACAGGAAAAATTTACCGAACAAGCCCAGGAAGCCCTCAGCGCTTCACAGATGCTGGTACAGGAATATCAGCACAGCCAATGGGATGTTGAACATGTACTGCTGGCTCTTGTCCGTCAGGAAAAAGGGCTGGTGGGTGAAATAATCAAAGAGCTGAAACTAAGCTCCGAGGAAATAACCAAACAGCTGGTAGAGGCTTTGAAACGTTCGCCTAAAGCAGTAGGCGGCAATGTTCAGATATACCCCACCCCCCGCATTATCAGCCTGCTGCAAACCGCCAACAACGAAGCAGACCGCCTGCGGGATGAATTCATAGGCACGGAACATCTGCTGGTAGCTATAGCAGGAGATACCCAGGGAGAATCTGCCCGCATCCTGAAGCATTTTGGTATTGATCAGGAAAAAGTCTATTCCGCCCTCCAGAAAATAAGGGGCGGACACCGGGTGACTGATGCCAGAGCCGAAAGCAAATACAGGGCACTGGCCAAATACAGCCGTGACCTTACCGAACTGGCTAAACAGGGCAAGATAGACCCGGTAATAGGCCGTGATCAGGAAATCCGCCGGGTTATGCAGATACTCTCCCGCCGCACCAAGAACAACCCTGTGATAGTGGGGGAAGCAGGTGTAGGCAAAACTGCCATTGCCGAAGGGGTTGCCCAAAAAATTGCGGATAACGACGTACCCGAATCCCTGCGTGACCGCAAGGTAATGGCACTGGATATGGGTGCATTGGTTGCCGGAAGCAAGTTCCGGGGGGAGTTTGAAGAACGCCTCAAAGCCGTAATGGACGAAGTGCGCCAATCTGCCGGTGAAATTATTTTGTTTATAGATGAAATCCATACCGTAGTCGGGGCAGGGGCAGCCGAGGGGGCTATTGATGCCTCAAACATGCTGAAGCCGGCCTTATCCAGGGGTGAACTCCAGACTATTGGGGCTACCACTCTGGATGACTACCGCAAATATATTGAAAAAGACACCGCTCTGGAGCGCCGCTTCCAGCCGGTATATGTGGAAGAACCTACAGTGGAACAAACTATTGAGATACTAAAGGGTATCAGACCCAAGTACGAAACCCACCACAAGCTGAAGATAAGTGACGCCGCTCTGGAGGCAGCCGTCAGGCTGTCCAGCCGTTACATAACTGAACGCCAACTGCCCGATAAGGCTATAGACCTTATTGACGAAGCCGCAAGCAAACTCCGTCTGGATAGCGAAAGCGCCCCGCCGGAAGTAAAGAAGCTGGAAAATGAATTTCGTCAGGCAGGCATTGAGGAAGAAGCCGCCTCCCAACTGCAGGATTATGAAAAAGCGGCTGAACTCAAGGCTGAAAAAATACGCTTGGAAGAAAAGTTCAACACTGCCCGTGAGGAATGGCTGAAACAGGAGAAAATAGCCGAAGAAGTAACTGACAAACAGATAACCGAGCTGGTTTCCTCTATGACCGGCATACCTGTCAGCCAGATGCTTGAAGGCGAGGCTTCCAAACTGCTGAATATGGAAGAGCGTATCCACGAGCGGATGGTAGACCAGGAAGAAGCCGTAAAAGCCGTTGCCGAAGCTATCCGCCGCAGCAGGGCAGGTCTTAAAGACCCGCGCCGCCCTATAGGCAGTTTCCTGTTTTTAGGCCCGACCGGGGTGGGCAAAACAGAACTGGCCCGAAGTCTGGCCTGGTTTTTGTTTGACGATGAAACCGCCATGGTAAGGCTGGATATGTCCGAATATCAGGAAAAGCACACCGTATCCCGTCTGGTGGGGGCACCTCCCGGATATGTGGGCTACGATGAAGGCGGGCAACTAACCGAATTGGTTCGCCGCCGCCCTTATCGGGTTATCCTGCTGGATGAAATTGAAAAAGCCCATCCAGATGTCTACAATTCCTTGCTCCAGCTATTGGATGACGGCCGTCTGACAGACGGGCAGGGCAGAACAGTGGACTTTAAAAATACGGTCATTATAATGACCTCTAACGCAGGCATAGAAACCATAAAACGCGAATCTGCTCTGGGTTTCGCAGTCAGAACCGATGACACCAAAACCCGCCATGACAGCTATGAACGCATGAAAGACAAGGTCATGACCGAAGTCAAAAAGACCTTCCGTCCGGAGTTCATCAACCGGGTAGATGAAATAATTGTCTTCCACGAGCTGGCAGAGGAACAGATACGCCAGATAGTAGATTTCATGATAAAAGACGTTTCCAAACGTCTTGAGGAACGCAAACTCAAACTGGAGCTGACCGACGAGGCTAAGGGCTGGCTGGCCAAGGTGGGTTATGACCCGGCTTTCGGTGCCAGACCCCTTCGCAGAGCCATTGAAAGATACGTGGAAAGCCCGCTGGCGGGCAAGCTGCTTCGCAATGAGTTTAGTGAAAA
Protein-coding sequences here:
- a CDS encoding DnaJ C-terminal domain-containing protein, which codes for MANEKNLYETLGVPKTASADEIKKAYRKLARKYHPDLNPGDKASEETFKKINQAYEILSNPENRTKYDKYGEQWQYGEQYEKARTSQQQTQGSPFGGYDFNFGSSEGGGFEDILSQMLGGRTGRRRSHPQPGQSIEQPVDISLEEAASGTSRLLSFQMQKPCETCGGSGAKDKKICPTCQGTGINPGIERLEVKIPAGVNTDSKIRLAGKGGYGQAGGQRGDLYLRIHVRPHEKFERKDDDLTVNVPVNLTTAMLGGEIFIPSLKGKLALKIPAETQNGRTFRLKGQGIPHLGKDGSGDLLAKVSIVLPEKLTDTERDLFEKLRQLRPDS
- a CDS encoding MerR family transcriptional regulator, with product MENTNQPRYVISVAAEILGMQTYTLRYYERVGIIKPFRSQGRIRLYSEQDIERLKLAKTLLDELGINMAGVEVILNMRNRIQELMSENEALKEEIQLLREE
- a CDS encoding ATP-dependent Clp protease ATP-binding subunit → MRQEKFTEQAQEALSASQMLVQEYQHSQWDVEHVLLALVRQEKGLVGEIIKELKLSSEEITKQLVEALKRSPKAVGGNVQIYPTPRIISLLQTANNEADRLRDEFIGTEHLLVAIAGDTQGESARILKHFGIDQEKVYSALQKIRGGHRVTDARAESKYRALAKYSRDLTELAKQGKIDPVIGRDQEIRRVMQILSRRTKNNPVIVGEAGVGKTAIAEGVAQKIADNDVPESLRDRKVMALDMGALVAGSKFRGEFEERLKAVMDEVRQSAGEIILFIDEIHTVVGAGAAEGAIDASNMLKPALSRGELQTIGATTLDDYRKYIEKDTALERRFQPVYVEEPTVEQTIEILKGIRPKYETHHKLKISDAALEAAVRLSSRYITERQLPDKAIDLIDEAASKLRLDSESAPPEVKKLENEFRQAGIEEEAASQLQDYEKAAELKAEKIRLEEKFNTAREEWLKQEKIAEEVTDKQITELVSSMTGIPVSQMLEGEASKLLNMEERIHERMVDQEEAVKAVAEAIRRSRAGLKDPRRPIGSFLFLGPTGVGKTELARSLAWFLFDDETAMVRLDMSEYQEKHTVSRLVGAPPGYVGYDEGGQLTELVRRRPYRVILLDEIEKAHPDVYNSLLQLLDDGRLTDGQGRTVDFKNTVIIMTSNAGIETIKRESALGFAVRTDDTKTRHDSYERMKDKVMTEVKKTFRPEFINRVDEIIVFHELAEEQIRQIVDFMIKDVSKRLEERKLKLELTDEAKGWLAKVGYDPAFGARPLRRAIERYVESPLAGKLLRNEFSENATILVDKADEALSFSQKAA